The following coding sequences lie in one Planctomycetia bacterium genomic window:
- a CDS encoding CotH kinase family protein, with amino-acid sequence MRGKSGQPGLVRQLCYAFESRRSPRTHRLGVVEPLEDRRLLADNGLVITEFLASNSAGLTDEDGELSDWIEVQNTDFSPLSLAGFALTDSRSEPTQWRFPEVTLGAGEYLVVFASGKDRNDDVGPLHTNFRLSDEGEYLGLVAPDGTTVLQQFNPAFPRQRAGVSYGVPQSATTEVLASSDAPATLLVPTNGALGDRWTSISFDDTSWQDAVAAVGYDQAANYDALIGSDLEGALFDRQSSAYLRVPFHGDGVDAIDFLHLDMKYDDGFVAYLNGVEVARRNAPEDTAWNSAASADHSGVLETLAYPTFTGNGLALLGSTQIANGRLRLTSGGTEQRGTAWTVAPAQFSSSYSFSTEFAFEISAPGGPTDNQDGPGGEGLTFTIQSTGANVLGTNSTAFGLTGGVNTVQKFVSVEFDTRPGGIWDSTRSSGSHLGVNHHASVASINQSSRLPRFNDGGRHYAWIDYDGLSKQMKVYFSTTNEKPTTPTSQVLVDMNALFSGERELTLGFSASSSNATNVHEIIEWNFASGDGELGLSTESINLTPYLHLLLEGENVLAIQGLNVAADDRDFFLSPTLTATNLDAPLGVYQYFSSPTPGKSNGDGLAGLANEPVFSQPSGVYRDSVSVALASSTPGASIFYTLDNTAPTIASTLYTGPITTDVSTIIRAIAVRDDYLASEVTVGRYTVLAANVQEVSSNLPLIVLDTYGRFPNENTLTEVGATIIDVDQSGRATLSGDADYSGRGAFKTRGSSSTMFPKQQYAFEVWDEAGADKSESLLGMPEESDWIIYAPYSEKSLMQNALAYDWARRMGQYAPRVRFVELYVNSTGSVDAADYRGVYILMEKIKRDAARVDITELGPNDNAEPEVTGGYILKKDRLDPGDTGFSTSRGQVLGFVEPKEDEITPSQRAYITGYMNQFENALYGPGFADPINGYAKYIDVDSFIDSHIMVEMTKNIDGYRLSTFMYKDRDGKLVMGPIWDYNLSMGNANYLQGEIAAGWYYPQLGGNDYPWYGRLFQDPEFQQRYIDRWTELRKDAFSTERLMADVDAYATLLDEAQVRNFQRWPILGVYVWPNPNGYNERNTYQKEVDFLKNFLRNRLSWIDSNWPYAPGFSHPGGQVPEGFQLDLTSAGQPIYYTTDGSDPRLPGGAINPTAIRVEPGVGEVVLPLGSPAKYFVPKDSSLGTLWREPAFNDSDWKIGATGLGFDADNSLAAHFNTDVSADMLGVNPSVYVRLLLETSDPQAYQSLRLRLKYDDGVIAFLNGQEIFARNVTPRGRSWNGAASADRTDAQATTFEDIDLTPYLDLLKPGVNVFAFQVLNQSSTNSDFLFAPEIVDIIGTAATLELSDDLMIRARAYNGGAWSGPSEAAFVVGDGMPLRVTELMYHPAPAVGGPFVDGDFEYIELQNIGARDLSLAGTEFVLGVEMELPDVTLAPGARAVVVANRAAFESRYGLGLPILGEFTGRLSNGGEPIILEGKFGEKILEFSFDERWYPQTNGQGHSLVIVNALGAKESWNEKSAWRASFKPGGSPGGDDKLPGDANQDGKVDIEDLNVVRSNYGLSGEGDLNGDGVVNIQDLNEVRNAQASLPPAPVAAPSRRSNSPRQSLAATDLLLNSGTIAKRRSVTASLWDDALLDLIGRPN; translated from the coding sequence ATGCGCGGAAAGTCCGGCCAGCCGGGGTTGGTGCGTCAACTTTGTTACGCGTTCGAGTCACGGCGATCCCCGCGGACGCATCGACTGGGAGTGGTCGAGCCGCTCGAAGACCGTCGTCTCCTCGCCGACAACGGGCTGGTCATTACGGAGTTTCTCGCCAGCAATTCGGCTGGGCTAACGGACGAAGACGGCGAGCTCTCCGACTGGATCGAAGTGCAGAACACCGACTTCAGTCCCTTGTCGCTGGCTGGCTTCGCATTGACGGATAGTCGTAGCGAGCCGACCCAATGGCGCTTTCCGGAAGTCACGCTCGGCGCCGGCGAATACCTGGTGGTCTTCGCTTCCGGTAAGGATCGCAACGATGACGTGGGGCCCCTGCATACGAATTTCCGACTGAGCGACGAGGGCGAATATCTCGGGCTCGTCGCGCCGGACGGCACGACTGTTCTGCAACAATTCAATCCGGCCTTTCCGCGACAACGCGCCGGCGTGTCCTACGGCGTGCCGCAGTCCGCCACGACTGAAGTCTTAGCGTCGAGCGACGCTCCCGCGACCTTGCTCGTCCCGACCAACGGCGCCCTTGGCGATCGTTGGACAAGCATCAGCTTCGACGACACGTCCTGGCAAGACGCGGTCGCGGCAGTGGGTTACGACCAGGCGGCGAACTACGACGCCCTCATCGGCAGCGATTTGGAAGGCGCGCTGTTCGATCGCCAATCGAGCGCGTATCTGCGCGTGCCGTTCCACGGGGACGGCGTCGACGCCATCGACTTCTTGCACCTGGACATGAAATACGACGATGGCTTCGTGGCGTATCTGAACGGCGTCGAGGTCGCAAGGAGGAACGCGCCTGAGGATACGGCCTGGAATTCGGCCGCCTCGGCCGATCACAGCGGCGTGTTGGAAACTTTGGCGTATCCGACGTTCACGGGAAACGGATTGGCGCTATTGGGTTCGACGCAAATCGCCAACGGCCGGCTGCGCCTCACTTCCGGCGGAACGGAACAGCGCGGCACAGCTTGGACCGTCGCGCCGGCGCAATTCAGCTCGAGCTATTCCTTCAGCACGGAGTTCGCCTTCGAAATCAGCGCGCCGGGCGGTCCCACCGACAATCAGGACGGGCCGGGCGGAGAAGGGCTCACCTTCACGATCCAAAGTACCGGCGCGAACGTTCTCGGCACAAACTCTACGGCGTTTGGCCTCACCGGAGGCGTCAACACCGTACAGAAGTTCGTGTCCGTGGAGTTCGACACGCGTCCCGGCGGCATCTGGGACTCGACACGCTCGTCGGGGAGCCATCTGGGAGTGAATCATCATGCGTCGGTGGCCAGCATCAACCAGTCGTCCCGCTTGCCTCGCTTCAACGACGGCGGACGACACTACGCGTGGATCGACTACGACGGCCTCTCCAAGCAGATGAAAGTGTACTTCTCCACGACGAACGAGAAACCCACGACGCCGACCTCTCAAGTGCTCGTCGACATGAACGCCCTGTTCAGCGGCGAACGCGAGCTCACGCTCGGTTTCTCGGCCTCGAGCAGCAACGCCACGAACGTCCATGAAATCATTGAATGGAACTTCGCCAGCGGCGACGGCGAGCTCGGCCTTTCGACGGAGTCGATCAATCTGACGCCCTACCTGCATCTGCTCCTTGAAGGCGAGAACGTCCTGGCAATCCAAGGATTGAACGTCGCCGCAGACGATCGCGACTTTTTCCTTTCGCCGACTTTGACCGCCACGAACCTGGATGCGCCGCTCGGCGTTTACCAGTATTTCAGTTCGCCGACGCCCGGAAAGAGCAATGGCGACGGCCTCGCGGGCCTCGCGAACGAGCCGGTGTTTTCTCAGCCGTCCGGCGTCTATCGAGATTCCGTTTCCGTGGCGCTCGCCTCCAGCACGCCGGGCGCCTCGATCTTCTATACGCTCGACAATACCGCGCCGACGATTGCGTCGACGCTCTATACCGGCCCGATCACAACGGATGTTTCGACGATCATCCGCGCGATCGCCGTGCGCGACGATTACCTGGCCAGCGAAGTCACCGTCGGCCGCTACACGGTGCTGGCTGCAAACGTGCAGGAGGTCAGCTCGAATCTTCCGCTGATCGTGCTTGATACGTATGGACGATTCCCGAATGAAAACACGTTAACGGAAGTCGGCGCCACGATCATCGACGTCGATCAATCCGGTCGCGCGACGTTGAGCGGCGACGCCGACTACTCCGGCCGCGGCGCGTTCAAAACTCGCGGCTCCAGTTCGACGATGTTCCCCAAACAGCAATACGCCTTCGAAGTCTGGGACGAGGCGGGCGCCGACAAGTCCGAGTCGTTGTTGGGTATGCCCGAGGAAAGCGACTGGATCATCTACGCGCCGTATTCGGAAAAGTCGCTGATGCAGAACGCGCTGGCATACGATTGGGCGCGACGCATGGGCCAATACGCGCCGCGCGTTCGGTTCGTCGAGCTCTACGTCAACTCGACGGGCAGCGTCGACGCGGCGGATTATCGTGGCGTGTACATTTTGATGGAAAAAATCAAACGCGACGCGGCGCGCGTCGATATCACCGAGTTGGGTCCGAACGACAACGCCGAGCCAGAGGTGACCGGCGGCTACATTCTCAAGAAGGACCGTCTCGATCCCGGCGACACCGGCTTCTCGACGAGCCGCGGGCAGGTGCTCGGCTTCGTCGAACCCAAGGAAGACGAGATCACGCCGTCGCAGCGCGCTTATATCACTGGCTACATGAACCAGTTCGAGAACGCCCTCTACGGCCCAGGCTTCGCCGATCCGATCAACGGATATGCAAAATACATCGACGTCGATTCGTTCATCGACAGTCACATCATGGTCGAAATGACCAAGAATATCGACGGCTACCGCCTCAGTACCTTTATGTATAAGGACCGAGACGGCAAGCTCGTGATGGGCCCGATCTGGGATTACAACCTCTCCATGGGAAACGCCAACTATCTGCAAGGCGAGATTGCCGCCGGCTGGTACTATCCGCAACTCGGCGGCAACGACTACCCATGGTACGGGCGATTATTCCAGGATCCGGAGTTCCAGCAACGCTACATCGATCGTTGGACCGAACTGCGTAAAGACGCGTTTTCGACTGAACGTTTGATGGCGGACGTCGACGCCTATGCGACCTTGTTGGACGAGGCGCAAGTTCGCAACTTCCAACGCTGGCCGATTCTCGGCGTCTACGTGTGGCCCAATCCCAACGGTTACAACGAGCGGAACACGTATCAGAAGGAAGTGGATTTCCTCAAAAATTTCCTGCGCAACCGCCTGTCGTGGATCGATTCCAACTGGCCCTATGCGCCGGGCTTCAGCCACCCCGGCGGTCAGGTGCCCGAAGGATTCCAACTCGATCTCACCTCCGCGGGGCAACCGATTTACTACACCACCGACGGCAGCGATCCACGCCTGCCGGGCGGCGCAATCAACCCCACTGCGATTCGCGTCGAGCCGGGCGTGGGCGAAGTCGTGTTGCCGCTCGGTTCGCCGGCAAAATACTTCGTGCCCAAGGACAGTTCGCTCGGCACGCTGTGGCGCGAGCCGGCGTTTAACGACAGCGACTGGAAGATCGGCGCGACCGGGCTCGGATTCGATGCGGACAACTCTTTGGCCGCTCACTTCAACACGGATGTTTCCGCCGACATGCTCGGCGTCAACCCGTCGGTTTACGTCCGACTGCTGCTCGAAACCTCGGATCCCCAGGCGTATCAATCGCTGCGATTGCGGCTCAAGTATGACGACGGCGTCATCGCTTTTCTTAACGGTCAGGAGATCTTCGCCCGCAATGTTACGCCACGCGGGCGAAGCTGGAACGGCGCGGCCTCGGCCGATCGGACCGATGCGCAAGCGACGACGTTCGAGGACATTGACCTGACGCCCTACCTCGACCTGCTGAAACCGGGCGTCAACGTCTTCGCATTTCAAGTGTTGAACCAAAGCTCAACGAACAGCGATTTTCTGTTCGCGCCGGAAATCGTCGATATCATCGGCACTGCGGCGACGCTCGAACTCTCGGACGACCTCATGATTCGCGCCCGAGCCTATAACGGGGGCGCTTGGAGCGGGCCGAGTGAAGCGGCGTTCGTGGTCGGCGACGGGATGCCGCTGCGCGTGACGGAGCTGATGTATCATCCCGCGCCGGCCGTCGGCGGTCCATTTGTTGACGGCGATTTCGAATACATCGAACTGCAGAATATCGGCGCTCGCGATCTCAGCCTCGCTGGCACGGAGTTCGTCCTCGGCGTGGAAATGGAACTACCGGACGTCACGCTGGCGCCGGGAGCACGCGCCGTGGTGGTGGCGAATCGGGCGGCCTTCGAGAGCCGCTATGGCCTGGGCCTGCCAATTCTGGGCGAATTCACCGGCCGGTTAAGCAACGGCGGCGAGCCGATCATTCTCGAAGGCAAATTTGGCGAAAAGATCCTGGAATTCTCGTTCGACGAACGCTGGTATCCGCAAACCAACGGGCAAGGCCATTCGCTCGTGATCGTCAACGCCCTCGGCGCGAAGGAATCTTGGAACGAAAAATCAGCCTGGCGTGCCAGCTTCAAGCCCGGCGGCAGCCCCGGCGGCGACGACAAGCTGCCCGGCGACGCCAACCAGGACGGCAAGGTCGACATCGAAGACTTGAACGTCGTGCGCAGCAATTACGGACTATCGGGCGAGGGAGATCTCAACGGCGACGGCGTCGTCAACATCCAGGACTTGAACGAAGTCCGCAATGCACAAGCTTCTTTGCCGCCCGCGCCCGTTGCCGCGCCGTCGCGCCGCAGCAACTCCCCGCGCCAATCCCTCGCGGCAACGGACCTGCTGCTCAACTCCGGAACCATCGCCAAACGCCGCAGCGTCACCGCTTCGCTCTGGGATGATGCGTTGTTGGATCTGATTGGAAGGCCGAATTAG